From the genome of Halobacteriovorax marinus SJ:
TAGAAGTACAAAGGCTCATTAGGTTTATGCCTAAAGTTGTTATAGCCGTTGTTCCAGGTTGGTCAGTTGGTGGAGGTCACTCGCTTCATGTTGTTTGCGATATGACTATTGCTAGTGAAGAGCACGCTGTCTTTAAGCAGACTGATCCAGATGTTGCGAGTTTTGACTCAGGCTACGGTTCTGCTTACCTAGCAAGACAATGTGGACAGAAAAGAGCTAGAGAGATTTTCTTTCTGGGACTTAACTACTCGGCTAAGGAAGCCTTTGATATGGGTATGATTAATAAAGTTGTTCCTCACGCGCAACTAGAAGATGTTGCACTTGAATGGGGTAAATTAATAAACTCGAAGTCACCAACGGCCATGAGAATGTTGAAGTTTGGCTTCAATCTCCTCGATGATGGTCTAGTAGGACAACAACTCTTCGCTGGAGAGGCCACAAGACTTGCCTACGGGACAGACGAGGCCAAAGAAGGTAGAGATGCTTTCTTAGAGAAGAGAGATCAAGACTACTCAGGTTTTCCATATCACTATTAATTTCAAATAGATAAATAGTGTTTTGACACGCCCGTCCAATGTAAAGATTATCACCCGATGGCCAATCTGGGTGATAATTTCTATATTCTCGCCATGAGAAGAACCTTACCCTTACTAGTATTACTTATAATTTCTAATCCATTGAAGGCCAAGTCCAATAAAGTAATCTACGGGGAAGATAATCGCAGAGAACCTTTTGAAGTTGCAAATTCAAGATTAGAATATGCTTCAAATTCTGTTGCCGCCATAATTTCAAATTACTCATTAAGAAAAATAGGTCACCAAACAGAACTCGTTTCCCTCACTCTTGATGAAACCATCAATTACTGCCCTAGTGTTCCCTATACAGATCAAATATCTGCTGCCAGCTGCACTTCTTTTTTAGTGGCACCTGACATTGTACTCACAGCAGGACATTGTATTAAAACAGATTGGGATTGCCAGACTAAGTCCTTTGTCTTCGATTATAGAGTAGATAAAATCGGCACAAGAGTTGGGCCATATAAGAGATTTAGAATCGATAATGATAATATCTATAAATGCGCAGAAATCTTAGAGAGAAAACTTGAAAAAGAAGGTACTCTAGAAGACTGGGCCATCATAAAACTAGATAGAAGAGTTGAAGACAGAGAACCTCTAGCAATTAGAACAAGTGGTCGAATGCAAAGTGATGTTAAACTTTCTCTACTTGGTTTCCCAAGTGGAATTCCACTAAAAATTGCAACAGATGGTAAGCTTAGAAATGACGAAAATAAATACTTCTTCGTAGCAGAAGTTGATGCCTTTCACATGAATTCAGGTTCCCCAGTCATCAATGAAGCGACTCTCGAAGTAGA
Proteins encoded in this window:
- a CDS encoding trypsin-like serine peptidase — protein: MANLGDNFYILAMRRTLPLLVLLIISNPLKAKSNKVIYGEDNRREPFEVANSRLEYASNSVAAIISNYSLRKIGHQTELVSLTLDETINYCPSVPYTDQISAASCTSFLVAPDIVLTAGHCIKTDWDCQTKSFVFDYRVDKIGTRVGPYKRFRIDNDNIYKCAEILERKLEKEGTLEDWAIIKLDRRVEDREPLAIRTSGRMQSDVKLSLLGFPSGIPLKIATDGKLRNDENKYFFVAEVDAFHMNSGSPVINEATLEVEGLLVRGEKDFINRVGCYDLMRCNDGSCRGEDVSRITSIPLDKYLD
- a CDS encoding 1,4-dihydroxy-2-naphthoyl-CoA synthase; the protein is MVSDIFNPELWNEVPNFNFKDITYHRAKDQGTVRIAFNRPEVRNAFRPQTVDELYQALDHARMSSDVGCVLITGNGPSPKDGGWAFCSGGDQRIRGKDGYQYVGDEGEKDPAKLGRLHILEVQRLIRFMPKVVIAVVPGWSVGGGHSLHVVCDMTIASEEHAVFKQTDPDVASFDSGYGSAYLARQCGQKRAREIFFLGLNYSAKEAFDMGMINKVVPHAQLEDVALEWGKLINSKSPTAMRMLKFGFNLLDDGLVGQQLFAGEATRLAYGTDEAKEGRDAFLEKRDQDYSGFPYHY